GTATATCGGTGGGTTAGAGCAGTCGTGGGAATATGGTTTCATCCGCAGGTTCCTCGATTTCTGTTTGTGCTTCTGTCATGTGATCCTGTGCTGTAACCGTCAGGCCGGTCAATCCGCCTGCAGCAAGCAGTACCACGGGATTAAACATGTTATTGAAAAGATTGTCTACCATGTAAAGACCTATGATTACAGGAAGAACGAGGAGCATGCCCCATGCCGGATCACGCCAGGTCGACGGGGGAATGCGCCGGAAGAACAGCAGTTGTGGTACCATCATGGCACCGAGCAGACTGGCCAGTCCGAGAATGCCGTTCTGTCCAAGTGCCAGAATCCATAATCCATCAGGAACAGAGACCGGCAGTCCGTTTTCATCCAGTACAAACGAGCGTTTCCAGCCGCCCCAGCCGCAGATAGGGCGAATCATGGCTTTTTCCGACAAGATATTTTCATTGTCCAGTCGGAATGCCAGCGACCCGGTTCGTTCTTCACTGGCAATGCGGGCTACGGCTTCGATGAAACGCTGGCCGTCCCATAATCCGCTCCCGCGTAAGGTGACATAGGGCACCGGCAGCAGGAGCAGCACCATTAATGCCGTTGATTTTTTCGTTGTACGACTGAACACCAGCATGCCGAATCCGACAAAAAGCAGTCCCAATGCTCCTGTAGATTTGCAGGCAATCGTTCCGACGAGAAGGCCGAAGACCACCAGTGGTGCCACCTTTTTCCATTTCTCCGGAACCAGCCCTTTTAAATAGCCCGTATACAATAACCAGAGACCAGACAGTGCCGCGTTGGTCATCCACATGGCGGTCATTAAGCCGTGCTGCATGAAAACCACGGGTCGATAACCGCCGCCGCGCTTGGCCTGACCAAAATCATGGGGATGCCAGCCATAAATGATCTTGTGCAACCGGGGACTCATGATGACCTCATACATCGTAAACGGTAAGTAGAGCAGGCCGCCGATGAATATGCCGACCACCAGATCCCGCAGGGGTTCCGGTCGGTTGAAATAGAGTCGTCCGATAAAATAGGGGATGCCCCACATTGATATTTTCCCCAGCATGGCCGATCCGCCATCCCATGCACCCAGTCCGTTGCTTACGGATGATGCAAAGGACGAAAAACACCAGAGTGCCATGGGGAGATCCAGTATACTGGGTTTAAATTCGCTGAACACGGAGGGATTAAATATCGCTGAAGCCAGTAGAATGCCGTAGCAGGCCGCAGATATTTTGCTGTAATTCGGCAGGCCGGGCAGGGGGTATTCATACTGCGGAAGAAACATCCATGCCAGCAGAAAGCCGGCTATCACGGCATGATGAGGCTTCATTCGTTTGAACAGTGCGATGACCAGCGGAATCCAGCCGAACATCATCAAAGGAACGAAAGGTGTCATGTCCGCTGCTACATCATTTTATTAAGGAAGTAAAAGAGCTGTTTGCGCCACCACACCCAGTCATGCGATACGTCTTCGCCCCAGAGATCCAGCCAGCAGGGAATGTCTTTTTTATTCAGCAGATGGCTGAGTGAAATGGTATCGGAAATACAGTCATATTCCTGGCACCGCTCCCACGAGCCTTGCCCGCTGCATAAGACCAGTTCGCCCGATTTTAGCGCATTTATAAAAAACGGATCAGAAAGTCCGGGTAAATAGGAAAGAGGAAAATAGTAGTAGGTCTTTTCACTCATGTAATCGCCGATAAAATAATGTGAGCCGTACAGGCCGCTTAATCCCAGTGCCTTATCGACAAACATGGGATGGCGCAGCATGAAATTGACGGCATGATAGGCTCCTATGTCGCAGCCGGCCGTCATAATACGCTCGGCCCCGGGCGTGCGATGATGAATCAGCGGTAATACTTCTTGAATGAGATAACTTTCATAGTCATCGTAGCGGGCGGCCCGGCCATTGGGCGTAATTTCGGTGTTAAACCAGGTCTGTCTGTCAATGGTTTCGACGCAGAAGGCCGTCATACGCCCTTCATCAATCAGCGATCTCACCGATTCAATCATGCCGAAGTCATCGAAGTCTGTATACCGTCCGCAACGGGTCGGGAAAAGCACGACGGGCTTTCCGCTGTGTCCATAGATATTCAAGCTCATGTCCTGCTTTAGAGCCGGACTCCACCATTTGTGATATTCTTTTTTCATTGGGGGAGTGTATGGCAGTCGCGGATAATTTTGCAAGTTATTCCAGTCTGAAGAAGGCCATGGGTACATCATTGGAGACGG
This is a stretch of genomic DNA from Spartobacteria bacterium. It encodes these proteins:
- a CDS encoding O-antigen ligase domain-containing protein, giving the protein MTPFVPLMMFGWIPLVIALFKRMKPHHAVIAGFLLAWMFLPQYEYPLPGLPNYSKISAACYGILLASAIFNPSVFSEFKPSILDLPMALWCFSSFASSVSNGLGAWDGGSAMLGKISMWGIPYFIGRLYFNRPEPLRDLVVGIFIGGLLYLPFTMYEVIMSPRLHKIIYGWHPHDFGQAKRGGGYRPVVFMQHGLMTAMWMTNAALSGLWLLYTGYLKGLVPEKWKKVAPLVVFGLLVGTIACKSTGALGLLFVGFGMLVFSRTTKKSTALMVLLLLPVPYVTLRGSGLWDGQRFIEAVARIASEERTGSLAFRLDNENILSEKAMIRPICGWGGWKRSFVLDENGLPVSVPDGLWILALGQNGILGLASLLGAMMVPQLLFFRRIPPSTWRDPAWGMLLVLPVIIGLYMVDNLFNNMFNPVVLLAAGGLTGLTVTAQDHMTEAQTEIEEPADETIFPRLL
- a CDS encoding transposase, with translation MMYPWPSSDWNNLQNYPRLPYTPPMKKEYHKWWSPALKQDMSLNIYGHSGKPVVLFPTRCGRYTDFDDFGMIESVRSLIDEGRMTAFCVETIDRQTWFNTEITPNGRAARYDDYESYLIQEVLPLIHHRTPGAERIMTAGCDIGAYHAVNFMLRHPMFVDKALGLSGLYGSHYFIGDYMSEKTYYYFPLSYLPGLSDPFFINALKSGELVLCSGQGSWERCQEYDCISDTISLSHLLNKKDIPCWLDLWGEDVSHDWVWWRKQLFYFLNKMM